From one Microbacterium aurum genomic stretch:
- a CDS encoding VirB4 family type IV secretion system protein, with the protein MTGQEEGRLHTAVLVGPEGERRRHRKARRQAATRIETTAREMRKAQAKARWQAEQAEKRATTYLPAAGEPGPAALRTPVRFRLPKHQDTSATLAGQYPFLAEGGLGSQGVFVGQDLYSGGSFVYDPWVLYQRGLITAPNVVLAGIVGSGKSSLAKSLYTRSLPFGRRVYVPGDPKGEHTAVAEAVGGRAIVLGHGLSNRLNPLDEGHRPSAVSDAEWAMQVASRRRDLIGALAETVLDRPLSPLEHTAIDLALRDAVRSAEVPILPMVVDRILAPNPADDEDGRLAEDGRLVGHALRRLVAGDLQGLFDGPSTVRFDPSLPMVSLDLSRVAENATLISVLMTCSSAWMESALSDPDGGQRWVIYDEAWRLMQYPALLRRMDAQWRLARHFGIANMLIFHKLTDLDNVGDQGSAMRALASSLLANAETRIIYRQEPDQLGATATALGLTGTEQKLLPGLGTGQGLWRIKDRSFVVQHQLHPAELAAFDTTGRMTQKGREFRNLDGSSGISNDRQES; encoded by the coding sequence GTGACCGGGCAGGAGGAGGGCCGGCTGCATACGGCGGTGCTGGTCGGCCCGGAAGGCGAACGCCGCCGGCACCGCAAGGCCCGCAGACAGGCCGCGACCCGGATCGAGACCACCGCCCGCGAGATGCGGAAGGCGCAGGCGAAAGCCCGCTGGCAGGCCGAGCAGGCCGAGAAACGCGCCACCACCTACCTGCCCGCCGCCGGCGAGCCGGGACCGGCGGCGCTGCGGACACCGGTCCGGTTCCGACTCCCCAAGCACCAAGACACGAGTGCGACCCTCGCCGGCCAGTACCCGTTCCTCGCCGAAGGCGGCCTCGGCAGCCAAGGGGTGTTCGTCGGCCAAGACCTCTACTCCGGCGGGTCGTTCGTGTACGACCCGTGGGTGCTCTACCAGCGGGGCCTCATCACCGCCCCAAATGTCGTGCTGGCCGGGATCGTCGGGTCGGGGAAGTCGTCGCTGGCGAAGTCCCTCTACACCCGCTCCCTCCCGTTCGGCCGTCGCGTGTACGTTCCCGGCGACCCGAAAGGCGAGCACACCGCCGTCGCCGAAGCAGTCGGCGGACGAGCGATCGTCCTCGGCCACGGCCTGTCGAACCGCCTCAACCCACTCGATGAGGGACACCGGCCTTCCGCCGTGTCGGATGCGGAATGGGCGATGCAGGTCGCCTCCCGCCGCCGCGACCTGATCGGCGCTCTCGCGGAGACCGTGCTGGACCGGCCGCTCTCGCCGCTGGAGCACACCGCCATCGACCTCGCCCTGAGGGACGCCGTGAGGTCGGCGGAGGTGCCGATCCTGCCGATGGTCGTCGACCGCATCCTCGCCCCCAACCCCGCCGACGACGAAGACGGGCGCCTCGCCGAAGACGGCCGCCTGGTCGGACATGCTCTGCGTCGCCTGGTCGCCGGAGACCTCCAAGGACTCTTCGACGGCCCCTCGACGGTCCGGTTCGACCCGTCCCTGCCGATGGTGTCCCTGGACCTGTCGAGGGTCGCGGAGAACGCCACGCTCATCTCCGTGCTGATGACGTGTTCCTCCGCGTGGATGGAGTCGGCGCTGTCGGACCCGGACGGCGGCCAACGGTGGGTGATCTACGACGAAGCCTGGCGCCTCATGCAATACCCCGCCCTGCTGCGCCGCATGGACGCCCAATGGAGGCTCGCGAGGCATTTCGGGATCGCGAACATGCTGATCTTCCACAAGCTCACCGACCTCGACAACGTCGGCGACCAAGGTTCCGCCATGCGCGCCCTCGCCTCGTCCTTATTGGCGAACGCCGAGACCAGGATCATCTACCGGCAAGAGCCCGACCAGCTCGGCGCGACCGCGACCGCGCTCGGGCTCACCGGCACGGAGCAGAAGCTGCTCCCCGGGCTCGGCACCGGGCAGGGCCTGTGGCGGATCAAGGACCGCTCCTTCGTCGTCCAGCACCAGCTCCACCCCGCCGAACTCGCCGCGTTCGACACCACCGGACGCATGACCCAGAAAGGCCGCGAGTTCAGGAATCTCGACGGTTCTTCGGGAATCTCGAACGATCGGCAGGAATCCTGA
- a CDS encoding type IV secretory system conjugative DNA transfer family protein, which produces MSTPRPSGSLGDELSNLGIGILISAAILAAILRGAGSVAAWITGTTQPAGGIEAGLGVLLNPGDPATALDAPGLGAVAYWITASVLILTAGAAGWWGWRLLRDHGRQVKTDPYRIAGIATRTEVARAGSEKALLHRAGHLRPSLDTPQPTDVGYRIGASRGHGVWASVEDSILLLGPPRSGKGAHIVINAILDAPGAVVTTSTRPDNLAATLRARERRGGPVAVFDPQHLAEGVPAGLRWSPIRGCEDPLTAMIRATGLAAGTGLSAGGVEGGGFWEGKTRTALQALLHAAALDHRPPGELFRWTLDPSAAADAVAILTANPNAAVGWAEGLQAMIDSDPRTRDSIWQGVSLALAALADPRVLDAVSPREGEDFDPEAFLRAKGTLYLLATGAGANNSAALVAAFVEDVVEAARRIAATSPGARLDPPLLLALDEVGNLAPLPSLPTLMAEGGGTGITTMPVLQSLAQAREKWSENAAGAIWDASIVKIILGGASNSKDLHDLTTLIGERDEVTDSTTVGDHGSRTAQRSIRRVPIMPPDAIRTLPFGTALVLLRSAPPIVTRLRTWTQRPDATRLRADRTEVEALLQQRP; this is translated from the coding sequence ATGAGCACCCCCAGGCCATCCGGGTCCCTCGGCGACGAGCTCAGCAACCTCGGCATCGGCATCCTCATCTCAGCCGCGATCCTCGCCGCCATCCTCCGCGGCGCCGGGTCCGTCGCCGCCTGGATCACCGGCACCACCCAACCCGCCGGCGGTATCGAGGCCGGCCTGGGCGTGCTGCTGAACCCCGGCGACCCGGCCACCGCGCTCGACGCCCCAGGTCTGGGCGCGGTCGCGTACTGGATCACCGCGAGCGTCCTCATCCTCACCGCAGGCGCGGCCGGGTGGTGGGGGTGGCGGCTGCTGCGCGATCACGGCCGGCAGGTGAAGACCGACCCGTACCGGATCGCCGGGATCGCCACCCGCACCGAGGTCGCACGCGCCGGCTCCGAGAAGGCGCTGCTGCACCGGGCCGGACACCTGCGCCCCTCCCTGGACACCCCGCAACCCACAGATGTCGGATACCGGATCGGCGCGTCCCGCGGGCACGGAGTATGGGCGTCGGTGGAGGACTCGATTCTCCTGCTCGGCCCGCCCCGGTCCGGCAAAGGCGCCCATATCGTCATCAACGCGATCCTTGACGCGCCCGGCGCGGTGGTCACCACCAGCACCCGCCCGGACAACCTCGCCGCGACCCTCCGCGCCCGTGAGCGCCGCGGCGGGCCGGTGGCGGTGTTCGACCCTCAGCACCTCGCCGAAGGCGTCCCCGCCGGCCTGCGCTGGTCACCGATCCGCGGATGCGAGGACCCGCTGACGGCGATGATCCGCGCCACCGGACTCGCCGCCGGCACCGGCCTGTCCGCCGGCGGTGTCGAAGGCGGCGGATTCTGGGAAGGGAAGACCCGCACCGCTCTCCAAGCCCTCCTGCACGCCGCCGCCCTCGACCACCGTCCACCGGGCGAGCTGTTCCGGTGGACCCTCGACCCGTCCGCCGCCGCGGACGCGGTCGCGATCCTCACCGCGAACCCGAACGCGGCAGTCGGGTGGGCGGAAGGCTTGCAAGCGATGATCGACTCCGACCCCCGCACCCGCGACTCCATCTGGCAAGGCGTCTCCCTCGCCCTGGCCGCCCTCGCAGACCCCCGCGTCCTCGACGCCGTATCCCCACGGGAGGGCGAGGACTTCGACCCCGAAGCGTTCCTCCGCGCCAAAGGCACCCTCTACCTCCTCGCGACCGGCGCGGGAGCCAACAACTCCGCCGCACTGGTCGCGGCATTCGTGGAGGATGTCGTGGAAGCCGCACGCCGGATCGCCGCGACCAGCCCCGGCGCACGCCTGGACCCGCCGCTGCTGCTCGCGCTGGATGAGGTCGGCAACCTCGCCCCGCTCCCGTCGCTGCCGACCCTGATGGCCGAAGGAGGCGGCACCGGGATCACCACCATGCCCGTCCTCCAAAGCCTCGCCCAAGCTCGCGAGAAGTGGTCCGAGAACGCCGCCGGTGCCATCTGGGACGCCAGCATTGTGAAGATCATCCTCGGCGGCGCATCGAACTCGAAAGACCTCCACGACCTCACCACCCTCATCGGCGAGCGGGACGAGGTGACCGACTCCACCACCGTCGGCGACCACGGGTCCCGCACCGCGCAACGCTCCATCCGGCGGGTGCCGATCATGCCACCTGACGCGATCCGCACCCTCCCGTTCGGCACCGCCCTCGTCCTACTCCGATCCGCCCCGCCCATCGTCACCAGGCTCCGCACCTGGACCCAGCGACCCGACGCGACCAGGCTGCGCGCGGACCGCACGGAGGTCGAGGCACTGCTGCAACAGCGACCGTAG
- a CDS encoding single-stranded DNA-binding protein has product MAVRTHQSLSGYVATEPSTDPARDGTPRFYARAGQRQGRRERDGTYTKLPTEYVPIVAYGDAAEEAAALLSKGTGFVAEGRFRPVRDRTDPATITGQEFEMWKVGRRPTAAVPDVPTDQPTRHRDLPVQFTAPRSTRPSAPAPAL; this is encoded by the coding sequence ATGGCTGTCCGCACTCACCAGTCCTTGTCGGGGTATGTCGCCACGGAGCCGTCCACGGACCCGGCCCGCGACGGCACGCCCCGCTTCTACGCCCGCGCCGGCCAGCGGCAGGGCCGCCGGGAACGGGACGGCACCTACACGAAACTGCCCACCGAGTACGTCCCTATCGTCGCCTACGGCGACGCCGCCGAGGAAGCGGCCGCGCTGCTGTCCAAGGGGACCGGGTTCGTCGCCGAGGGCCGGTTCCGCCCGGTCCGGGACCGCACCGACCCAGCCACGATCACCGGGCAGGAGTTCGAGATGTGGAAGGTCGGACGCCGCCCCACCGCCGCCGTCCCCGACGTCCCGACCGATCAGCCCACCCGGCACCGCGACCTGCCCGTGCAGTTCACCGCACCACGCAGCACCCGCCCGTCCGCACCCGCCCCGGCTCTGTGA
- a CDS encoding recombinase family protein: MTHLLSGGVEMAMSELERPRTGEVTGVAEQVLVYLRISEDRTGEEAGVERQRDDCLALCGRLGLDVAAGDVFMDNDTSAYLNKKRPEFEKMLARVRQGPSRVVVWHVDRLYRRPRELEDLIDLVESHPIRIEAVMGGAFDLNTHEGRLMARQLVAMAAYESGHKADRIRRANRQKAERGDWHGAAKFGYGTGGVLIPEQAAVIREMADRFLAGQSLRSITAWLNEESGFPAPQAHTGKTLGVWHATTVKSILVSARISGQRAYEPARKRGDAPAGREILGPGSWEAIITPEETTRIRAMLSHPDRRVGASSINLLSAIATCGKCGSGLVSGKNRRGPSDAKRRYYRCMPVPGHPERGGLSVTATGLETVVSEAVIARLAATTLPADDGKTGGAVAEAMGRIMAARHRMEDLARDYGAGLLARSEYHAGRVAAQNAVREAETTLGTLNRGDALKGLPIGDEAALRHAWYEEWTVGQKRAILNALIDTLVVLPDPNCGSRFRPGRVQLTFKA; the protein is encoded by the coding sequence ATGACGCACCTGTTGAGTGGAGGTGTCGAGATGGCGATGAGTGAGTTGGAGAGGCCGCGGACGGGCGAGGTTACTGGTGTCGCGGAGCAGGTGCTGGTGTATCTGCGGATCAGCGAGGACCGGACGGGCGAGGAGGCCGGCGTCGAGCGGCAGCGCGATGACTGCCTGGCCCTGTGCGGTCGCCTTGGCCTGGATGTGGCCGCTGGGGACGTGTTTATGGACAACGACACGTCGGCGTATCTGAACAAGAAGCGCCCCGAGTTCGAGAAGATGCTGGCTCGTGTCAGGCAGGGTCCGTCGCGGGTCGTGGTCTGGCATGTGGATCGCCTCTACCGGCGCCCGCGCGAGTTGGAAGACTTGATCGACTTGGTGGAGTCGCACCCGATCCGTATCGAGGCGGTGATGGGGGGCGCGTTCGATCTGAACACGCATGAGGGCCGGTTGATGGCTCGCCAGCTCGTCGCGATGGCCGCGTACGAGTCCGGGCACAAGGCCGACCGGATCAGGCGCGCGAACCGGCAGAAGGCCGAGCGTGGTGATTGGCATGGGGCGGCGAAGTTCGGGTACGGCACCGGCGGCGTGTTGATCCCGGAGCAGGCGGCGGTGATCCGTGAAATGGCTGACAGGTTCCTGGCGGGCCAGTCGTTGCGGTCGATCACGGCGTGGCTGAACGAGGAGTCGGGGTTCCCGGCCCCGCAGGCGCACACGGGCAAGACGCTCGGGGTGTGGCACGCGACGACGGTGAAGTCGATCCTGGTGTCCGCGCGTATCTCGGGTCAGCGCGCCTACGAGCCGGCACGGAAGCGTGGGGATGCTCCGGCGGGGCGGGAGATTCTGGGTCCGGGGAGCTGGGAGGCGATCATCACCCCAGAGGAGACGACCCGTATCCGGGCGATGCTCTCCCACCCGGACCGCCGGGTCGGGGCGTCCTCGATCAACCTGTTGTCGGCGATCGCGACGTGCGGGAAGTGTGGCTCCGGGCTGGTGTCGGGCAAGAACCGTCGCGGCCCCTCGGATGCGAAGCGCCGCTACTACCGTTGCATGCCCGTCCCCGGCCACCCAGAACGCGGCGGCCTTTCGGTGACGGCGACCGGGTTGGAGACGGTGGTGTCTGAGGCGGTGATCGCCCGGCTCGCGGCGACGACCCTGCCCGCCGATGACGGCAAGACGGGCGGTGCGGTCGCGGAGGCGATGGGGCGGATCATGGCGGCACGGCACCGGATGGAAGACCTAGCCCGCGACTACGGCGCGGGGCTGCTGGCCCGCAGCGAATACCACGCGGGCCGTGTCGCGGCGCAGAACGCCGTCAGAGAAGCCGAAACCACCCTCGGCACCCTGAACCGCGGCGACGCCCTCAAAGGACTCCCCATCGGCGACGAGGCCGCTCTGCGGCACGCTTGGTACGAGGAGTGGACGGTCGGGCAGAAGCGGGCGATCCTGAACGCGCTGATCGACACGCTCGTTGTCCTCCCGGACCCGAACTGCGGCTCCCGGTTCCGGCCCGGACGGGTCCAGCTCACCTTCAAAGCCTGA